In a genomic window of Tepidibacillus fermentans:
- a CDS encoding tetratricopeptide repeat protein codes for MDKQNRMTAKQKNNVIPMAFDADFFFERAMHYLEQHNYTKVLKYLWKSVEYDSSNPVHYCNIAGILAEMGRFEESTRLLLYVVEKLDPNLKECYFYLASNYTYLDDLESSYHYVKYYLEIDPNGEYADEAKEMLDYVAYELELSEEQRENDNMQLLIWHRQAKRAIEEGKYYEAIKLLLRILEINPDFIIARNNLSLAYFYMGNVNKAIEQAELVLEREQTNIHALANLAIYYHHLQDKKRYENYLTILKKVVPFHREGLYKLATTFGILGEDEFSFKYLKKMIKDGIGDWLVFHYGAIAAFNTKRYEIAAKWWKQLLVNRPSKVAEFYLELLNWIEKEPNGQLPNLPYLHQVPFPDWLDTIEEDPVQYFHQSFLRFVILRSLKYGDELTKERAVAILYFVEAEDTEEILRQLLVDDQQSFSLKKKVLFILEDMDAIPPYRLKWNLRLIDKGRLTPEKKHWKPSWIKVMEILEEEMIERYSFLEILHAKELWYHFLAKTIPDTPQIRKAEGWAAAIEYMISYLREKPMTIERLGERYLVSDLTILKNIKRLQEVLSSTYPSNEIHRFN; via the coding sequence ATGGACAAACAAAATCGCATGACAGCCAAACAAAAGAATAACGTGATTCCAATGGCTTTCGATGCGGATTTTTTCTTCGAAAGGGCTATGCATTACCTTGAACAACATAACTACACAAAGGTCTTAAAATACCTTTGGAAAAGTGTTGAATATGATTCCAGTAATCCTGTGCATTATTGTAATATTGCTGGAATTTTAGCAGAGATGGGAAGATTTGAAGAATCCACTCGACTTTTACTATATGTTGTTGAAAAACTAGATCCGAATCTGAAAGAGTGTTACTTTTATTTAGCTAGTAATTATACCTATCTAGATGATTTGGAGTCTTCCTACCACTATGTAAAGTACTATCTTGAAATTGATCCTAATGGGGAATACGCAGATGAAGCGAAAGAAATGCTAGACTATGTGGCCTATGAGTTAGAACTATCTGAAGAACAAAGAGAAAACGATAATATGCAATTATTGATTTGGCATCGTCAGGCAAAGCGTGCCATTGAAGAGGGAAAATATTATGAAGCCATCAAACTGTTACTAAGAATCTTAGAAATTAATCCTGACTTTATCATTGCACGCAATAATTTATCACTTGCCTATTTTTACATGGGGAATGTAAATAAAGCGATCGAGCAAGCAGAGTTGGTTTTAGAAAGGGAACAAACTAATATTCATGCACTAGCAAACCTTGCGATTTATTATCATCATTTGCAAGATAAAAAGCGATATGAAAACTATCTCACGATACTAAAAAAAGTTGTTCCATTTCATCGAGAAGGTTTATATAAATTAGCCACTACCTTTGGAATCTTAGGGGAGGATGAATTTTCCTTTAAATATCTGAAAAAGATGATTAAGGATGGTATAGGGGATTGGCTAGTATTTCATTACGGTGCAATTGCTGCATTCAATACAAAGCGTTATGAGATCGCTGCGAAATGGTGGAAACAACTGTTAGTCAATCGTCCATCAAAAGTAGCTGAGTTTTATTTAGAACTTTTAAATTGGATTGAAAAAGAACCGAATGGACAATTACCCAACCTTCCTTATCTTCATCAAGTTCCATTTCCCGATTGGTTGGATACCATTGAAGAAGACCCTGTGCAATATTTTCATCAATCTTTTTTACGCTTCGTCATATTGCGAAGTTTGAAATATGGAGATGAGTTAACGAAGGAACGAGCTGTTGCGATCCTTTATTTTGTTGAAGCTGAGGATACAGAGGAGATTCTCCGTCAACTATTAGTCGATGATCAGCAATCTTTCTCTTTAAAGAAAAAGGTGCTTTTCATTCTAGAAGATATGGATGCGATTCCACCTTATCGACTAAAATGGAATTTACGATTGATCGATAAAGGCCGACTAACTCCTGAGAAAAAACATTGGAAACCATCTTGGATAAAAGTAATGGAAATTCTTGAAGAAGAAATGATCGAAAGATATTCTTTTTTGGAAATTCTTCATGCAAAGGAACTATGGTATCACTTTCTCGCCAAAACGATACCAGATACACCGCAAATTCGTAAGGCAGAAGGATGGGCAGCTGCAATAGAATATATGATTAGCTATCTTCGTGAGAAGCCAATGACGATTGAAAGATTAGGAGAACGATATCTCGTATCTGATCTTACGATTTTGAAAAATATAAAACGGCTTCAAGAAGTCTTATCCTCTACCTACCCATCGAATGAAATTCATCGGTTCAATTAA
- the thiE gene encoding thiamine phosphate synthase — protein MLYLITNRKIVKKESFIGVIEQAVYGGVDVIILREKDLSIEELFPLALKIREITKNNGVKLVINHHLEVAKEVHADGFHTSYENFMKTNIDFPSIIGVSIHHLLEAKKVEKKANYLLAGHVFETDSKKGLKPRGISFIENLKQEVHIPIVALGGIHLHNIEQLLIRGIDHIAVMSAIMSSEDPYQTTKNLKNKMKKFNHQSEA, from the coding sequence ATGTTATATTTAATTACGAATCGAAAAATTGTAAAAAAAGAAAGTTTCATAGGGGTCATCGAGCAAGCGGTATATGGTGGTGTCGATGTCATCATTTTGCGAGAAAAAGATCTATCTATTGAGGAACTATTCCCCTTGGCTTTAAAAATAAGAGAAATCACAAAGAATAATGGAGTTAAGTTGGTGATTAACCATCATTTAGAAGTGGCAAAAGAAGTGCATGCGGACGGTTTTCATACGAGTTATGAAAACTTTATGAAAACAAATATCGACTTTCCTAGTATCATAGGAGTTTCGATTCACCATTTGCTAGAAGCGAAAAAAGTTGAGAAAAAAGCGAATTATCTTCTTGCAGGGCATGTTTTTGAGACAGATAGCAAGAAAGGGCTTAAACCAAGGGGGATATCCTTTATTGAAAATCTAAAACAAGAAGTTCATATTCCTATTGTAGCCTTAGGGGGAATTCATTTACACAATATTGAACAATTACTTATAAGAGGAATCGATCATATTGCAGTCATGTCGGCGATTATGTCATCGGAAGACCCTTATCAAACGACAAAAAATTTGAAAAACAAAATGAAGAAATTTAATCATCAAAGCGAAGCGTGA
- the thiH gene encoding 2-iminoacetate synthase ThiH — translation MGFYDVYSQYKNIDYHQFYEELTDSDILKIIHKDRPINEIEFLALLSPKAENYLELMAQKAHTLSLQHFGKTVLLYTPMYLSNYCTNKCTYCSFSIDNQIKRKQLTAEEIEKEAKAIASMGFKHLLILTGESKKDTPLSYVIDAVHILKKYFDSIGVEIFPLTVEEYQQMIEAGVDSLTIYQEVYDEEIYRKVHLAGRKRNYHFRLDAPERGCIAKMRNVNIGALLGLGEWRSESFMTGLHANYLQNKYPDVEISVSFPRIRPHVGVFEDIYEVTDQNLVQFMLALRIFLPRVGITISTRERQGFRENLIPLGVTRMSAASSTEVGGHSIEDAGDGQFEIDDKRSLEEVRAAIFKKGYQPIFKDWVRI, via the coding sequence ATGGGCTTTTATGATGTATATTCCCAGTATAAGAATATTGACTATCACCAGTTTTATGAAGAATTAACCGACTCAGATATTTTAAAAATCATTCACAAGGATCGTCCAATCAATGAAATTGAATTTCTTGCATTATTATCTCCAAAAGCGGAGAACTATTTAGAATTAATGGCACAAAAGGCTCATACCTTATCCCTTCAACATTTTGGGAAAACCGTTTTATTGTATACTCCCATGTATCTTTCTAACTATTGTACGAATAAATGTACTTATTGTAGTTTTAGTATTGATAACCAAATCAAAAGAAAACAATTAACAGCAGAAGAGATTGAAAAAGAAGCAAAAGCGATCGCAAGTATGGGATTTAAACATCTCTTAATTTTAACAGGAGAATCGAAAAAAGATACACCACTCTCTTACGTGATTGATGCCGTTCACATCTTGAAAAAATATTTTGATTCGATTGGAGTCGAGATTTTCCCATTGACCGTAGAAGAATATCAACAAATGATTGAAGCTGGCGTAGATAGCCTTACCATTTACCAAGAAGTATATGACGAGGAGATTTATCGAAAAGTTCACCTTGCAGGTCGTAAACGTAACTATCATTTCCGACTTGATGCCCCTGAGCGGGGATGCATAGCCAAAATGCGCAATGTCAATATAGGAGCATTATTAGGTTTAGGTGAATGGCGAAGTGAATCCTTTATGACAGGCCTTCATGCGAATTACTTACAAAATAAATACCCTGATGTAGAAATAAGTGTATCTTTTCCAAGAATTCGTCCCCATGTAGGGGTTTTTGAAGATATATATGAAGTAACTGATCAAAATTTAGTACAATTTATGTTAGCGTTACGTATCTTCTTACCTCGTGTAGGGATTACCATTTCGACAAGAGAACGCCAAGGATTCCGCGAGAATTTGATTCCCTTAGGGGTAACAAGAATGTCTGCAGCTTCTTCTACAGAAGTAGGTGGACATTCAATAGAAGATGCGGGGGATGGACAATTTGAGATTGATGATAAACGAAGTCTGGAAGAAGTAAGAGCAGCGATTTTCAAAAAAGGGTATCAACCGATTTTTAAAGATTGGGTAAGGATATGA
- a CDS encoding thiazole synthase yields MSKLSIGGVELKSRLFIGTGKFPNHQILPEVIQASESQVITMAIRRVNLDSKEENILEYIPKDCILLPNTSGARNAQEAVRIARLARAMGLGNWIKIEVISDNKYLLPDNAETIKATEILAKEGFVVLPYMSPDLMAAKRLVDAGAAAVMPLGAPIGTNRGLKTKELVQIIINEIDLPVIVDAGIGKPSEAAEAMEMGAAAVLVNTAIATAENPVQMAKAFSLAVKAGYLAYHAKLAEQHQLAQPSSPLTGFLYEEVR; encoded by the coding sequence ATGAGTAAATTAAGTATTGGTGGAGTCGAATTAAAAAGCCGCTTATTCATTGGTACTGGAAAATTTCCTAATCATCAAATTCTACCAGAAGTGATTCAAGCTTCGGAATCACAAGTCATCACGATGGCAATTCGACGTGTAAACTTAGATTCAAAAGAGGAGAATATTCTAGAATATATACCAAAGGACTGTATTTTATTACCAAATACTTCTGGAGCAAGAAATGCACAAGAGGCAGTGAGAATTGCAAGACTTGCTAGAGCAATGGGATTAGGGAACTGGATTAAAATTGAAGTGATCTCGGATAATAAATATCTTTTGCCAGACAATGCAGAAACGATTAAAGCCACCGAGATCTTAGCTAAAGAAGGCTTCGTTGTGCTTCCTTATATGAGTCCCGATTTAATGGCAGCGAAAAGATTAGTAGATGCAGGGGCTGCTGCAGTTATGCCTTTAGGAGCTCCTATTGGAACAAACCGTGGTTTGAAAACAAAAGAGTTAGTTCAAATCATAATCAATGAGATTGATCTCCCAGTGATTGTTGATGCGGGAATTGGAAAACCATCAGAAGCAGCAGAAGCGATGGAAATGGGGGCAGCGGCAGTGTTAGTTAATACAGCCATTGCTACAGCAGAAAATCCCGTCCAAATGGCTAAGGCTTTTTCTTTAGCGGTAAAAGCAGGGTATCTCGCTTACCATGCAAAACTTGCTGAACAACACCAGCTTGCTCAGCCTTCGTCACCTTTAACAGGGTTTTTATATGAAGAGGTGAGATGA
- the thiS gene encoding sulfur carrier protein ThiS has product MVVNGKEITGFAGKTVAELLNELKLNQTLVVVEINFDIIPKDQYDIRILQETDKVEIVSVVGGG; this is encoded by the coding sequence TTGGTTGTTAATGGTAAAGAAATCACAGGATTTGCAGGAAAAACGGTGGCTGAGTTGTTAAATGAACTTAAACTAAACCAAACACTTGTAGTCGTAGAAATCAATTTTGATATTATACCTAAAGATCAATATGATATAAGAATCCTTCAAGAAACAGATAAAGTAGAAATTGTTAGTGTTGTTGGTGGAGGTTGA
- the ptsP gene encoding phosphoenolpyruvate--protein phosphotransferase: MEWRGIAASSGIAMGPAFLLKEEKVDVQRYEVNDIEQEVKRFEEKVKQSISELEAIQQKAKEKLGEKEAQIFAAHILVLQDPEYIGAVKEKIQTESINAEAALKEITDQFITIFESMDNEYMRERAADIRDVSSRVLKRLAGIEEKSLEDFNEPVVLVAHDLTPSDTAQLDRDKVAGFATNIGGRTSHSAIMARSMEIPAVVGLKNILEGVEALDYLIVDGIEGVVYKNPTSTMIEQYAIKKKAYEAELAELAKLKAEPSITKDGHRVEVVANIGNPNDAKVAVANGAEGIGLFRTEFLYMGRTDLPSEEEQFEAYKQVAEMFAKENPIVIRSLDIGGDKELPYLDLPKEMNPFLGYRAIRLCLDRTDIFKTQLRAILRASVYGNIKLMYPMIASLQELREANKILAEVKQELDQQNIPYNKEMEVGMMIEIPAAAVIADQLAKEVDFFSIGTNDLIQYTMAADRMNERVSYLYQPFNPAVLRLINMVIQAAHKEGKWAGMCGEMAGTIPAIPILLGMGLDEFSMSASSVLKARSLIRKLNAAEMKLVAEKVLQMETAEEIVQYVEQEVLEKIK; this comes from the coding sequence ATGGAATGGAGAGGGATAGCTGCCTCATCTGGAATAGCTATGGGGCCTGCTTTTCTTCTTAAAGAGGAAAAAGTAGATGTCCAAAGATATGAAGTGAATGACATAGAACAAGAAGTGAAACGCTTTGAAGAAAAAGTAAAGCAATCCATCAGCGAGTTGGAAGCGATTCAACAAAAAGCAAAGGAAAAATTAGGAGAAAAAGAAGCGCAGATCTTTGCTGCTCATATTCTCGTTTTGCAAGATCCAGAATATATTGGCGCAGTAAAAGAGAAGATTCAAACCGAATCCATTAACGCAGAAGCCGCATTAAAGGAAATCACAGATCAATTCATTACCATTTTTGAAAGTATGGATAATGAGTACATGAGAGAACGGGCTGCCGATATTCGCGACGTAAGCAGTCGGGTTTTAAAAAGACTTGCTGGAATAGAAGAAAAATCGTTAGAAGACTTCAATGAACCTGTTGTTTTAGTTGCTCACGATCTAACCCCCTCCGATACAGCCCAATTAGATCGGGATAAAGTTGCGGGCTTTGCCACCAATATTGGCGGTCGAACTTCTCATTCGGCGATTATGGCTCGCTCCATGGAAATTCCTGCGGTTGTAGGCTTAAAGAATATTCTTGAAGGGGTAGAAGCTTTAGATTATCTCATTGTCGATGGCATTGAGGGAGTCGTTTATAAAAATCCCACTTCAACGATGATTGAACAATATGCAATAAAGAAAAAAGCTTATGAAGCAGAACTTGCTGAACTAGCGAAGTTGAAGGCAGAGCCTTCGATTACAAAGGATGGTCATCGTGTAGAAGTCGTCGCCAATATTGGTAATCCAAATGATGCAAAAGTTGCTGTTGCCAATGGGGCAGAAGGAATTGGTTTATTCCGCACAGAGTTTTTGTATATGGGAAGAACCGACCTTCCTTCTGAAGAGGAGCAGTTTGAGGCCTATAAACAAGTGGCAGAGATGTTCGCAAAAGAGAACCCAATCGTTATTCGTTCTCTGGATATTGGCGGAGACAAAGAATTGCCTTATCTTGATCTGCCGAAAGAGATGAACCCGTTCCTTGGCTATCGAGCAATTCGACTCTGTTTAGATCGTACCGATATTTTTAAGACACAACTTCGTGCGATTTTGCGTGCAAGTGTCTATGGTAATATTAAACTAATGTATCCGATGATTGCTTCTTTACAGGAATTACGCGAGGCGAACAAGATTCTAGCTGAGGTCAAACAAGAACTAGATCAACAAAATATTCCCTACAATAAGGAAATGGAAGTAGGGATGATGATTGAAATCCCAGCAGCAGCAGTGATTGCAGATCAACTTGCAAAAGAAGTGGATTTCTTCAGTATTGGAACAAATGATTTAATTCAATACACCATGGCTGCCGATCGCATGAATGAGCGTGTCTCTTATTTATATCAACCCTTTAACCCTGCTGTACTGCGATTAATCAATATGGTAATTCAGGCTGCTCATAAAGAGGGAAAATGGGCAGGAATGTGTGGTGAAATGGCTGGTACTATTCCAGCGATCCCGATCTTATTAGGAATGGGATTAGATGAGTTTAGTATGAGTGCTTCATCTGTTCTTAAAGCCCGTTCTTTGATCCGAAAATTAAATGCAGCTGAAATGAAACTCGTTGCGGAAAAAGTTCTGCAAATGGAAACCGCTGAAGAAATTGTACAATATGTTGAGCAAGAGGTCTTGGAAAAAATAAAATAG
- a CDS encoding HPr family phosphocarrier protein — MVEKVFTVKNPTGLHARPATLLVQKASSFPCEITIVKGDKQVNAKSIMGIMSLGVRQGDEIKVVVNGENEDEALQAIGEILESEHE; from the coding sequence ATGGTAGAAAAAGTATTTACAGTAAAAAATCCAACAGGACTTCATGCTAGACCTGCAACATTATTAGTACAAAAGGCAAGCTCTTTCCCATGTGAGATCACGATCGTAAAAGGAGATAAACAGGTAAATGCCAAAAGTATTATGGGAATTATGTCGTTAGGTGTTCGACAAGGTGATGAAATTAAAGTAGTTGTAAACGGGGAAAACGAAGATGAGGCACTTCAAGCAATCGGTGAGATCCTAGAATCTGAACACGAATAA
- the ptsG gene encoding glucose-specific PTS transporter subunit IIBC, with translation MLKKIFSVLQQVGKALMLPVAILPAAGILLAFGNALQNPELIERIPALTSPSFQLVAKVMEDAGGIVFSNLPLLFAVGVAVGLAGGEGVAGLAAIIGFLIMNITMGDILHITPEMVAKSQSYATVLGIPTLQTGVFGGIIVGILAAYLYRKYYTIQLPPFLGFFAGKRFVPIVTAGSALILGILMTFIWPPVQNALNVFSHSMIDQNKTLAAFIFGLIERSLIPFGLHHIWYAPFWYEFGNYVSKAGQIIHGDQHIFFAQLKDGVPFTAGTFMTGKFPFMMFGLPAAALAMYHEARPEKKKIVAGILGSAALTSFLTGITEPIEFTFLFIAPILFAIHAVFAGLSFMIMHILNVKIGMTFSGGVIDYILFGILPNRTAWWLVIPVGLVFSVIYYFGFRFAIRKWDLKTPGREDEENRVENTADHSDSLAAKVLKAFGGKENLSVLDACITRLRVTVKDPTKVNKEELKKLGAAGVMEMGNNFQAIFGTKSDSLKEQIKAIINGQSPEAVEQKNLINVIPNNIETVEEGIEYIVAPLDGEVIDLSEVPDQVFAGKMMGDGFAINPSDGKVVSPIKGKITTIFPTKHAIGLVSHSGLEVLIHVGIDTVNLQGKGFELLVKDGQEVEVGTPLLNVDLDYIRTHAKSTITPIVFTNLNENQFLHVNKGEVKAGTTEIAIIEKK, from the coding sequence ATGCTAAAAAAAATCTTTAGTGTGTTGCAACAAGTAGGTAAAGCATTGATGTTACCTGTTGCCATTCTACCTGCAGCTGGAATTTTGTTAGCTTTTGGGAATGCACTGCAAAACCCCGAGTTGATAGAAAGAATTCCAGCTTTAACAAGTCCTAGTTTTCAACTAGTTGCAAAGGTGATGGAGGATGCAGGGGGAATCGTATTTAGCAACCTTCCACTCCTTTTTGCTGTGGGAGTTGCTGTTGGATTAGCTGGTGGAGAAGGAGTTGCTGGTCTTGCCGCAATTATTGGTTTTCTGATCATGAATATTACGATGGGAGACATTCTTCATATCACCCCTGAAATGGTTGCAAAAAGTCAATCTTATGCAACAGTACTTGGTATTCCAACGCTGCAAACAGGGGTTTTTGGTGGGATCATCGTAGGTATTTTAGCCGCTTATTTATATCGAAAATATTACACCATCCAACTCCCGCCATTTTTAGGTTTTTTTGCGGGGAAACGTTTTGTGCCGATTGTCACTGCAGGATCTGCATTAATCTTGGGTATTTTAATGACTTTTATTTGGCCGCCTGTTCAAAATGCATTAAATGTATTTTCTCACAGTATGATCGATCAAAATAAAACGTTAGCTGCGTTTATCTTTGGTTTGATTGAACGATCCTTAATTCCATTTGGACTTCATCATATTTGGTATGCCCCATTTTGGTATGAATTTGGGAACTATGTCTCAAAAGCAGGTCAAATCATTCATGGGGATCAACATATCTTTTTCGCTCAGTTAAAAGATGGGGTACCTTTTACAGCTGGAACATTTATGACAGGGAAATTCCCATTTATGATGTTTGGTCTTCCTGCCGCAGCCTTAGCGATGTATCACGAAGCAAGGCCTGAGAAGAAAAAGATTGTTGCAGGAATTCTTGGTTCTGCAGCCTTAACATCGTTTTTAACAGGAATTACAGAACCGATTGAATTTACATTCTTGTTCATTGCACCTATCTTATTTGCGATCCATGCGGTCTTTGCTGGATTATCCTTTATGATTATGCATATCCTAAATGTAAAAATTGGGATGACCTTCTCTGGCGGTGTCATCGACTATATCCTCTTTGGAATTTTACCAAACCGTACTGCATGGTGGCTCGTCATACCAGTGGGCTTAGTATTTTCTGTAATTTATTATTTTGGTTTCCGTTTCGCTATTCGCAAATGGGATCTAAAAACCCCTGGCCGAGAAGACGAGGAAAATCGAGTTGAAAATACAGCAGATCATTCAGATAGTCTTGCTGCAAAAGTTTTAAAAGCCTTTGGAGGGAAGGAAAACTTAAGTGTACTCGATGCTTGTATTACTCGTTTACGGGTTACGGTAAAAGATCCAACGAAAGTGAATAAAGAAGAATTAAAAAAATTAGGAGCAGCAGGAGTCATGGAAATGGGCAATAACTTTCAAGCGATCTTTGGAACAAAGTCTGACTCCTTAAAGGAACAAATAAAAGCAATAATCAATGGTCAATCACCGGAAGCAGTGGAACAAAAGAACTTGATCAATGTCATTCCAAACAATATAGAAACCGTTGAAGAAGGTATCGAATATATCGTTGCTCCATTAGATGGAGAAGTCATTGACCTTTCAGAGGTGCCAGATCAAGTTTTTGCTGGTAAAATGATGGGGGATGGGTTTGCGATCAATCCTTCAGATGGAAAAGTTGTTTCTCCTATAAAAGGAAAAATCACAACCATCTTTCCGACTAAACATGCGATTGGTCTAGTTTCTCACAGTGGTTTAGAGGTTCTCATCCATGTAGGAATCGATACGGTTAATCTACAAGGAAAAGGATTTGAATTATTGGTGAAAGATGGACAAGAAGTAGAGGTTGGGACACCGTTATTAAACGTCGATTTGGATTATATCCGCACCCATGCCAAATCAACGATTACACCCATTGTCTTCACCAATTTAAATGAGAATCAATTCCTTCATGTCAATAAAGGAGAAGTAAAAGCTGGAACCACAGAAATTGCAATTATTGAAAAGAAATAA